A section of the Malus sylvestris chromosome 17, drMalSylv7.2, whole genome shotgun sequence genome encodes:
- the LOC126609658 gene encoding putative lipid phosphate phosphatase 3, chloroplastic isoform X1, which translates to MPWWDLGLLSRLKNLSGVVFQNKMQEVELGSHTVRSHGVTVARTHMHDWVILMLLGLIEVILYVIHPFYRFVGKDMMTDLKYPLKSCTVPFWAVPMYAVALPIAIFVVVYFRRRDVYDLHHAILGLLFSVLITGVLTDAIKDAVGRPRPDFFWRCFPDGKDVYDKWGNVVCHGVKSVIKEGHKSFPSGHTSWSFAGLGFFSLYLSGKIQVFDRKGHVAKLCIVILPLLVASLVGVSLVDDYWHHWQDVFAGGLLGLTVATFCYLKFFPPPYHAQGWGPYAYFQVLEELRSGAQVTSTINGSNV; encoded by the exons ATGCCTTGGTGGGATCTTGGATTGCTTTCTCGTCTCAAAAACTTGAGTGGCGTCGTCTTTCAG AACAAAATGCAGGAAGTTGAGCTTGGTTCACATACTGTAAGGTCCCATGGGGTGACAGTTGCAAGGACACACATGCATGATTGGGTGATACTGATGCTTCTTGGGTTGATAGAGGTCATCCTTTATGTGATTCATCCATTTTATCGCTTCGTAGGAAAAGATATGATGACTGATCTTAAATATCCCTTGAAAAGTTGCACAGTACCTTTTTGGGCTGTCCCT ATGTATGCAGTTGCACTGCCCATAGcaatttttgttgttgtctATTTCCGCAGGAGAGATGTCTATGACCTTCACCATGCCATACTAG GTCTATTGTTCTCCGTTCTGATAACAGGGGTTCTTACAGATGCTATAAAAGATGCAGTTGGTCGACCCCGACCAGACTTCTTTTGGCGCTGTTTTCCAGATGGGAAGGAT GTGTATGATAAATGGGGAAATGTTGTATGCCATGGTGTGAAGAGTGTTATAAAGGAGGGGCACAAGAGTTTTCCAAGTGGCCATACTTCAT GGTCCTTTGCTGGTCTTGGATTTTTCTCACTGTATTTGTCAGGAAAAATACAAGTATTTGATCGCAAAGGCCATGTTGCAAAACTTTGCATTGTTATTCTTCCACTACTTGTTGCATCACTTGTCGGAGTTTCTCTAGTAGATGACTACTGGCACCACTGGCAAGATGTGTTCGCTGGAGGTCTCCTAG GCCTTACGGTTGCCACCTTTTGCTATTTGAAGTTCTTTCCACCCCCATACCATGCCCAAG GTTGGGGCCCTTATGCTTACTTCCAAGTGTTGGAGGAATTGCGTTCAGGGGCACAAGTAACCAGCACAATAAATGGGAGCAACGTGTAG
- the LOC126609658 gene encoding putative lipid phosphate phosphatase 3, chloroplastic isoform X2, with protein MPWWDLGLLSRLKNLSGVVFQNKMQEVELGSHTVRSHGVTVARTHMHDWVILMLLGLIEVILYVIHPFYRFVGKDMMTDLKYPLKSCTVPFWAVPMYAVALPIAIFVVVYFRRRDVYDLHHAILGVLTDAIKDAVGRPRPDFFWRCFPDGKDVYDKWGNVVCHGVKSVIKEGHKSFPSGHTSWSFAGLGFFSLYLSGKIQVFDRKGHVAKLCIVILPLLVASLVGVSLVDDYWHHWQDVFAGGLLGLTVATFCYLKFFPPPYHAQGWGPYAYFQVLEELRSGAQVTSTINGSNV; from the exons ATGCCTTGGTGGGATCTTGGATTGCTTTCTCGTCTCAAAAACTTGAGTGGCGTCGTCTTTCAG AACAAAATGCAGGAAGTTGAGCTTGGTTCACATACTGTAAGGTCCCATGGGGTGACAGTTGCAAGGACACACATGCATGATTGGGTGATACTGATGCTTCTTGGGTTGATAGAGGTCATCCTTTATGTGATTCATCCATTTTATCGCTTCGTAGGAAAAGATATGATGACTGATCTTAAATATCCCTTGAAAAGTTGCACAGTACCTTTTTGGGCTGTCCCT ATGTATGCAGTTGCACTGCCCATAGcaatttttgttgttgtctATTTCCGCAGGAGAGATGTCTATGACCTTCACCATGCCATACTAG GGGTTCTTACAGATGCTATAAAAGATGCAGTTGGTCGACCCCGACCAGACTTCTTTTGGCGCTGTTTTCCAGATGGGAAGGAT GTGTATGATAAATGGGGAAATGTTGTATGCCATGGTGTGAAGAGTGTTATAAAGGAGGGGCACAAGAGTTTTCCAAGTGGCCATACTTCAT GGTCCTTTGCTGGTCTTGGATTTTTCTCACTGTATTTGTCAGGAAAAATACAAGTATTTGATCGCAAAGGCCATGTTGCAAAACTTTGCATTGTTATTCTTCCACTACTTGTTGCATCACTTGTCGGAGTTTCTCTAGTAGATGACTACTGGCACCACTGGCAAGATGTGTTCGCTGGAGGTCTCCTAG GCCTTACGGTTGCCACCTTTTGCTATTTGAAGTTCTTTCCACCCCCATACCATGCCCAAG GTTGGGGCCCTTATGCTTACTTCCAAGTGTTGGAGGAATTGCGTTCAGGGGCACAAGTAACCAGCACAATAAATGGGAGCAACGTGTAG
- the LOC126611956 gene encoding uncharacterized protein LOC126611956: MLPSSSSSFGSNSSASTSNPHSHDHIPAITAGTIITVPYDSPPPPPQFQQPYYPPSQSLSESYGYGFSANSTGQNAPRSQSSNDQFASNGNNYRGGNNYRNNNGFRGMGYNSGNSTNYYSGGSRQASNGNGTWSGNVDTRTTMVIECQICNKREHIAVNYFHRNTNAPTTGFVVECQICGKKGHFALDCLSKRKLCISRIRRQGR, from the exons ATGTTGCCCAGTTCAAGTTCAAGTTTTGGTTCTAATTCTTCTGCATCAACTTCAAATCCTCATAGCCATGATCATATTCCTGCTATAACTGCTGGTACTATCATTACTGTACCTTATgattcaccaccaccacctcctcaATTTCAACAACCATACTATCCACCATCTCAATCTCTAAGTGAATCATATGGTTATGGTTTTTCTGCCAACTCTACTGGTCAAAATGCACCTAGATCACAGTCTTCAAATGATCAGTTTGCTTCTAATGGGAACAACTACAGAGGTGGAAACAATTATAGAAATAACAATGGCTTTAGAGGCATGGGTTATAATTCTGGGAATTCAACCAATTATTACTCAGGTGGTTCAAGACAAGCCAGTAATGGGAATGGTACTTGGTCTGGAAATGTTGATACTAGAACTACAATGGTAATTGAATGTCAGATATGCAACAAAAGAGAACACATTGCAGTTAATTATTTTCACAGGAACACAAATGCACCAACCACTGGGTTTGTAGTTGAATGTCAAATCTGTGGGAAGAAAGGTCACTTTGCATTGGATTGCTTATCAAAGAGGAAATTATGCATATCAAG gataAGAAGACAAGGGAGATAG